The following are from one region of the Nostoc cf. commune SO-36 genome:
- a CDS encoding TonB-dependent siderophore receptor produces MGASDWISSENTDDITGTTTQNPENSAFSPRIGLVYQPSKSISLYTSYSQSFVPVTEVNPDGEIFEPTRGTQYEAGIKADFLEGRLSATLAAYQITKSNILTPDRERAEPDYFIQVGEQRSRGIELDVTGEILPGWKAIASYAYTNAEVTEDNDIPVGNRLVSVPENQASLWTTYEFQNSDLKGLGFGLGLFYLGTRSGDSANSFEIPDYLRTDAAIYYRRNGFKAGINIRNLFDTDYIRTSDDGRTFLRRGAPFTIFGSI; encoded by the coding sequence GTGGGCGCTTCGGATTGGATTTCCAGCGAGAATACAGATGACATTACAGGGACTACTACACAAAACCCGGAGAATAGTGCTTTTAGCCCCCGAATCGGCTTGGTATATCAGCCCAGCAAATCTATTTCTCTCTACACCAGCTACAGTCAATCTTTCGTCCCTGTAACTGAAGTAAACCCTGATGGTGAAATATTTGAGCCTACAAGAGGAACACAGTATGAAGCAGGTATTAAAGCTGATTTTCTGGAGGGTAGGCTGTCGGCAACACTGGCAGCCTATCAGATTACCAAGTCAAATATTCTAACTCCCGATCGTGAACGAGCGGAGCCTGATTACTTCATTCAGGTAGGGGAGCAAAGAAGTAGAGGGATTGAGTTAGATGTTACAGGGGAAATTTTGCCCGGTTGGAAAGCGATCGCTTCCTATGCTTACACTAACGCAGAAGTAACTGAAGATAACGATATTCCTGTAGGCAATCGATTAGTGAGTGTGCCAGAAAATCAAGCTAGTCTCTGGACAACCTATGAATTTCAAAATAGCGATTTGAAGGGTTTGGGATTTGGTTTGGGGCTGTTTTATCTGGGTACGCGATCGGGAGATTCAGCTAACTCTTTTGAAATACCCGATTACTTGCGTACCGATGCAGCGATTTACTACCGTAGAAATGGTTTTAAAGCTGGGATCAATATTCGTAATCTATTTGATACAGACTATATTAGAACCTCTGACGATGGTAGAACATTCCTGCGAAGAGGTGCGCCTTTTACAATTTTCGGCTCCATTTAG
- a CDS encoding TonB-dependent receptor plug domain-containing protein, which yields MKLDKLFQSLLLTGAVVVLINIPARSEDAKLSEISHAELLVQSPASSSDIVQVTGVKANPTDKGVEVILQTAQGEQLQITNRSAENNFIADIPNAQLRLPSGDAFIFRSQKPGEGITEITVANLDANTIRLTVTGEEGLPTVELFDGDEGLIFGVIPAVTAAQKPETPQPQEKPTSETPQEEPAAQQDEPIELVVTGEQDGYRVQDATTATKTDTPLRDIPQSIQVVPREVLEDRNVRSLAEAVETVSGVVDGADYNGSPAQDFIIRGFEQGGSFRNGYRDVDSYSLTGVGTIERVEVLKGPASVLFGAVEPGGIINVVTKQPLSEPYYKLEFEAGNRGFYQPSIDFSGPLNSDKTLLYRLNASYQTSDGFQDFVNTNLTTFAPTISWKLGDKTDLTLYYEYINFKGTFEQYTSILSNNTFLPRSFYQAYPNNAFVDNTTQKFGYTFSHEFSDNWQIRNNFAVVTNRSYEEYTLATGIVNDQSLRQFAQDRDFTRDNYFGQIDLLGKFNTGSISHQILMGFDFNRNINTFARVSSKGCS from the coding sequence ATGAAGTTAGATAAATTGTTTCAAAGTCTGCTGCTGACAGGTGCAGTTGTTGTTTTAATCAACATTCCTGCTAGAAGTGAGGATGCTAAACTAAGCGAGATTTCCCATGCAGAATTACTGGTACAGTCGCCAGCATCTTCATCAGATATTGTGCAAGTAACGGGAGTGAAAGCCAATCCTACAGATAAAGGTGTGGAGGTGATTTTACAGACGGCTCAAGGGGAACAACTGCAAATCACAAATCGTAGTGCTGAAAATAACTTTATTGCTGATATTCCTAATGCTCAATTGCGTTTACCCAGTGGCGATGCTTTCATATTTCGTTCCCAAAAACCAGGTGAGGGTATTACTGAGATAACGGTCGCAAATCTGGATGCCAATACTATCCGGTTGACAGTCACAGGTGAGGAGGGATTGCCAACGGTTGAGTTATTTGACGGTGATGAAGGGCTAATTTTTGGCGTGATACCAGCTGTAACTGCGGCGCAAAAACCAGAAACACCGCAACCTCAAGAAAAGCCAACAAGTGAGACACCCCAAGAGGAACCAGCAGCACAGCAGGATGAGCCGATTGAGTTAGTGGTAACGGGTGAGCAAGATGGATATCGCGTACAGGATGCTACAACTGCAACAAAGACAGATACCCCTTTGCGCGATATTCCCCAATCAATTCAGGTAGTGCCGCGAGAGGTGCTGGAAGATAGAAACGTCAGAAGTCTAGCTGAGGCGGTGGAAACCGTCAGTGGCGTAGTTGACGGCGCTGACTACAACGGTTCACCTGCACAAGACTTCATTATCAGAGGATTTGAACAGGGTGGAAGTTTCCGAAATGGCTATCGAGATGTAGATTCTTACAGCTTGACAGGAGTGGGGACGATTGAGCGAGTGGAAGTTTTGAAAGGGCCTGCCTCGGTTCTGTTTGGGGCTGTAGAACCTGGTGGAATCATCAACGTCGTCACCAAACAACCCTTGAGTGAACCCTATTATAAGCTCGAATTTGAGGCGGGGAACCGTGGATTTTATCAGCCCAGTATTGATTTCTCAGGGCCTTTAAACAGTGATAAAACTTTGCTTTATCGGTTAAATGCCAGCTATCAAACTTCAGATGGTTTTCAAGATTTTGTCAACACTAATCTGACTACATTTGCACCTACAATCAGTTGGAAATTGGGTGATAAAACAGACCTGACTTTATACTATGAGTATATTAACTTTAAAGGAACTTTTGAGCAATATACCTCAATTCTTAGCAATAATACCTTTCTGCCTCGGAGCTTCTATCAGGCATATCCTAATAATGCTTTTGTAGATAATACAACCCAAAAGTTTGGCTATACGTTCAGCCACGAGTTTAGTGATAACTGGCAAATTCGTAACAACTTTGCTGTGGTTACGAATAGAAGCTATGAAGAATATACTTTAGCAACAGGGATAGTAAACGATCAGTCCTTACGGCAATTTGCTCAAGATCGTGATTTCACAAGAGACAACTATTTTGGACAGATCGACTTACTTGGAAAGTTTAATACGGGATCAATTTCACACCAAATCTTAATGGGTTTTGATTTCAATCGTAATATTAATACTTTTGCAAGGGTAAGTTCAAAGGGATGTTCCTAA
- a CDS encoding pirin family protein, which translates to MAILQLIKPEVKNLGGSFARRSLPYPNRQMVGPFIFFDHLGPSVMPPNQGIDVRPHPHINLATVTYLFDGALMHRDSLGTVQLIQAGAVNWMTAGKGIVHSERSPDLDRHQETTIHGIQTWVALPVEEEEIDPNFIHYPAETLPTWEENGAVIKLIAGQVLGYTSPVKVFSPILYLDVVLSANAHFTIPADYSERAVYTVTEGLRINDQPIEQHHLAILEPGDEVKVSATAAARCIVIGGEPLGTRYKWWNFVSSRSERIEQAKADWRDRRFANVPDETEFIPLPEVVTEANPFS; encoded by the coding sequence ATGGCAATCCTTCAACTGATTAAACCCGAAGTTAAAAATCTGGGTGGGTCTTTTGCCCGCCGCTCTTTGCCGTATCCTAATCGCCAAATGGTTGGGCCGTTTATCTTTTTTGATCATCTTGGCCCGTCCGTTATGCCCCCAAATCAAGGCATCGATGTCAGACCACATCCTCATATTAATCTTGCGACGGTGACTTATTTATTTGATGGTGCTTTGATGCATCGTGATAGTTTAGGTACTGTGCAGTTAATCCAAGCAGGTGCAGTAAACTGGATGACAGCTGGAAAAGGAATTGTACATTCAGAACGCTCACCTGATCTTGATCGTCACCAAGAAACTACTATTCATGGCATTCAAACCTGGGTTGCCCTGCCTGTTGAAGAGGAAGAAATCGATCCAAATTTCATTCACTATCCTGCTGAAACCCTTCCTACTTGGGAAGAGAATGGCGCTGTGATCAAACTTATTGCTGGACAAGTGCTGGGCTATACCTCACCTGTGAAAGTTTTCTCACCTATCCTTTATTTAGATGTGGTGTTGTCTGCCAATGCTCACTTCACTATCCCTGCTGATTACTCAGAAAGGGCAGTATACACCGTCACAGAAGGATTGAGGATTAACGACCAACCGATAGAGCAACATCATCTCGCTATCCTAGAGCCAGGTGATGAGGTCAAGGTTTCTGCTACTGCTGCTGCTCGATGTATTGTCATTGGCGGTGAGCCGTTGGGTACACGCTACAAATGGTGGAATTTTGTCTCTAGCCGCTCAGAGCGAATAGAGCAAGCTAAAGCTGATTGGCGCGATCGCCGCTTTGCTAATGTGCCAGATGAAACAGAGTTTATTCCACTACCAGAAGTGGTAACAGAAGCTAATCCTTTTTCGTGA
- a CDS encoding helix-turn-helix transcriptional regulator — protein MDEFQFGLSFFLSGKVRIERHGLTDETDESVGRYYLECNCDIKETEWWKAGEKFSRIYLKIEPQEFFQSFDEEELEQIPISLRQALIGDKLQPYYHQGEITQQMWTVLSNILQCPYQGLMKRMYLESKSMELIMLHFQQFQEQDVHNHRFPARDLSDIDKIYQAKEILLGNLENPPSLIELARQVGLNDFKLKRGFRQVFGTSAFKYLHDYRLEKARQLLVLGEMKVEEVAFRVGFDSRSYFAFAFRKKFGLNPKQYFQQRQKSV, from the coding sequence TTGGATGAATTTCAATTTGGATTGAGTTTTTTTCTCTCAGGAAAAGTCAGAATTGAACGCCACGGTTTAACTGATGAGACTGACGAATCAGTAGGCAGATATTATTTGGAATGTAACTGCGATATCAAAGAAACGGAGTGGTGGAAAGCCGGTGAGAAGTTTTCACGAATTTATCTGAAAATCGAACCTCAGGAATTTTTTCAAAGTTTTGACGAGGAAGAATTAGAACAAATACCAATTTCCCTGCGCCAAGCTTTAATCGGTGATAAGTTACAGCCTTACTACCACCAAGGAGAAATCACACAGCAAATGTGGACAGTGTTATCTAATATTCTCCAGTGTCCTTATCAAGGCTTGATGAAGCGAATGTATCTGGAAAGTAAGTCGATGGAATTGATTATGCTTCATTTTCAGCAATTTCAAGAGCAGGATGTTCATAATCATAGGTTTCCAGCCAGGGATTTGAGCGATATTGACAAAATTTATCAAGCCAAGGAAATTTTGCTGGGTAATCTAGAAAATCCACCCAGTCTGATAGAGTTAGCACGACAAGTAGGGCTAAATGACTTCAAATTGAAGCGTGGATTCCGTCAAGTTTTTGGGACATCTGCGTTTAAATATTTGCACGACTATCGGCTAGAAAAAGCCAGACAACTTTTAGTATTAGGAGAAATGAAGGTTGAAGAAGTGGCATTTAGGGTAGGTTTTGATAGTCGCAGCTACTTTGCCTTTGCTTTCCGTAAAAAGTTCGGCTTGAATCCTAAACAATACTTTCAGCAGCGCCAAAAATCCGTCTAG
- the atzF gene encoding allophanate hydrolase: MKDLLHLDITSLLTAYRTAQLQPTDVIESVYRRIAARGNDAVWIHLLPQAQAIAQAQSLAGRNIDELPLYGIPFAVKDNIDVAKMPTTAGCPAYSYIPEKTATVVDRLLQAGAILIGKTNLDQFATGLVGVRSPYGACSSVFHEDYISGGSSSGSAVAVAAGLVSFSLGTDTAGSGRVPAAFNNIVGLKPTRGVLSTSGVVPACRSLDCVSIFTLNCQDAEILWQVASGFDICDSYSRQVPPQTAAIPSSFSFGVPKADQLQFFGDAAAADLYEQGLQHLKAIGGNPVEIDFQPFQQAANLLYSGAWVAERLAAIQPFFETQADAIHPVVRQIISNGLRYTAVDTFKGFYALEALNQEAAQQWQKVNILALPTTGTIYTKAEVEAEPIALNTNLGYYTNFVNLMDLCAIALPSGFRANGLPVGITLIGQAFQDVALCQLGGLYHHQMGNTSGKTTAARISA; the protein is encoded by the coding sequence GTGAAAGACTTGCTCCACCTGGATATTACATCGCTGCTTACAGCTTATCGAACCGCTCAATTGCAACCAACGGATGTGATTGAGTCAGTTTATCGCCGGATTGCCGCACGGGGAAACGATGCCGTCTGGATTCATCTCTTACCACAAGCACAGGCGATCGCTCAAGCTCAATCCCTCGCTGGCAGGAATATCGATGAGTTACCTCTCTATGGCATCCCTTTTGCGGTGAAAGATAACATTGATGTGGCAAAAATGCCTACGACTGCTGGCTGTCCAGCTTACAGCTACATCCCCGAAAAAACGGCAACGGTAGTTGATCGCTTGCTTCAAGCTGGGGCAATTTTGATCGGTAAAACCAATCTCGATCAGTTTGCCACGGGGTTAGTCGGGGTGCGATCGCCTTATGGAGCCTGTAGCAGTGTTTTCCATGAAGATTATATTTCTGGTGGCTCTAGTTCTGGTTCCGCCGTGGCCGTGGCAGCAGGGCTGGTAAGCTTTTCACTAGGAACTGATACAGCAGGTTCTGGACGAGTCCCAGCAGCATTTAACAATATTGTCGGACTCAAACCTACCAGAGGTGTATTAAGTACTTCCGGCGTAGTGCCTGCCTGTCGTTCCCTCGATTGCGTTTCTATTTTCACATTGAATTGCCAAGATGCTGAAATTCTCTGGCAAGTTGCCAGTGGCTTTGATATCTGCGATAGTTATTCCCGCCAAGTTCCACCACAAACGGCAGCAATTCCATCATCTTTTTCCTTTGGAGTACCCAAGGCGGATCAATTGCAGTTCTTTGGTGATGCAGCCGCAGCAGATTTGTATGAACAAGGATTACAGCATTTAAAAGCGATCGGTGGGAATCCTGTTGAAATTGATTTTCAGCCCTTCCAGCAAGCCGCTAATTTGCTCTACTCTGGTGCTTGGGTGGCAGAACGACTCGCCGCTATTCAACCGTTCTTTGAAACTCAAGCTGATGCTATTCATCCGGTTGTGCGCCAAATTATAAGCAATGGTTTACGCTACACAGCAGTAGATACTTTCAAGGGTTTTTACGCTCTAGAAGCACTCAATCAAGAAGCTGCACAGCAGTGGCAAAAAGTCAATATTTTGGCATTGCCTACCACCGGAACTATCTACACCAAAGCGGAAGTAGAAGCCGAGCCGATCGCACTCAACACGAACCTAGGTTACTACACCAATTTCGTGAACTTGATGGACTTGTGTGCGATCGCTCTTCCCTCTGGCTTCCGTGCCAATGGTTTACCCGTTGGCATTACTTTAATCGGGCAAGCGTTTCAAGATGTGGCACTGTGTCAATTAGGTGGTTTGTATCACCATCAAATGGGCAATACTTCTGGTAAAACAACTGCTGCGAGGATTTCTGCATGA
- a CDS encoding allophanate hydrolase-related protein: MTTASTNMIALAVVGAHLTGQPLNYQLQERHATLLKTCETASTYRFYALANTQPAKPGLVKVLDGSGVGIEVEVWQLSAEGFGTFVAAVPPPLVIGTLDLEDGSSVKGFLCEPYVIADAQDISQYGGWRNYLASSGKTS, translated from the coding sequence ATGACAACCGCATCCACCAATATGATTGCTCTTGCTGTTGTTGGCGCTCATCTCACTGGGCAACCCTTGAACTATCAACTGCAAGAGCGTCATGCTACTTTATTGAAAACCTGCGAAACCGCCTCCACCTATCGCTTCTACGCCCTTGCCAATACCCAACCTGCCAAACCTGGATTAGTGAAAGTTCTCGATGGTTCTGGGGTAGGTATTGAAGTAGAAGTATGGCAACTGAGTGCAGAAGGCTTTGGTACTTTTGTCGCCGCAGTACCGCCGCCCCTAGTGATTGGCACTTTAGACTTGGAAGACGGTTCCTCAGTTAAAGGATTTTTATGTGAACCTTATGTCATTGCCGATGCACAAGATATTTCCCAGTATGGCGGCTGGCGCAATTATCTTGCTAGTTCGGGTAAGACTAGCTAG
- a CDS encoding ABC transporter ATP-binding protein, whose protein sequence is MKSKVNLVADKRSPLQRLLNYGDKYRPQIFQATTYSVINTILDLAPPWLIGVAVDILVQQQDSFIAKFGIKEVVWQFALLSLITIIVWIFESLSQYAYDRLWRNLAQNIQHNLRLDAYNHLQELESAYFEDSSTGGLMSILSDDINQLEDFLNGGANEIIQVTTSFIILICGAFLILPLNITIAAMLPMPFILWGSLIYQKRLEPCYADVREKVSFLNSRLANNISGITTIKSFTAENYESARLATESEAYKKSNAKAIKLSAAFVPVIRMLVLVGFTSLLFLGGMAAYSRKISIGNYSVLLVLVQRLLWPLVFLGETFDRYQRAMASTKRVMDLLDTPIEITTGDMSLVVEQVQGEVEFKNITFAYRNSRTIIKDLSLYIPAGKTIAVVGSTGSGKSTLVKLLLRFYDVSNGSITIDGIDIQKLNLSDLRRSIGLVSQDVFLFHGTVGENIAYGTFEATDEAIINAAKIAEAHDFITQLPQGYETIVGERGQKLSGGQRQRIAIARAVLKNPPILILDEATSAVDNETEAAIQRSLDKITQNRTTIAIAHRLSTIRHSHCIYVMDHGQIVEQGKHEDLLLLDGIYASLWCVQSGYLGLTQ, encoded by the coding sequence ATGAAATCAAAAGTTAACCTAGTAGCAGATAAACGCTCTCCTCTCCAACGCTTACTCAACTACGGGGACAAATATCGCCCACAAATTTTTCAAGCCACAACCTATTCTGTTATCAATACAATTTTAGATTTAGCACCACCTTGGTTAATCGGTGTTGCTGTAGATATATTAGTCCAACAGCAAGATTCCTTTATAGCTAAATTTGGCATTAAAGAAGTAGTATGGCAATTTGCACTACTTTCACTAATCACTATTATTGTTTGGATATTTGAATCACTTTCTCAGTACGCTTATGATAGACTGTGGCGAAATTTAGCCCAAAATATTCAACATAATTTACGCTTAGATGCCTACAATCATTTACAAGAATTAGAATCAGCTTATTTTGAAGACAGTAGTACAGGCGGTTTGATGTCTATTCTCAGTGATGATATCAACCAACTCGAAGACTTTTTAAATGGGGGAGCCAATGAAATTATCCAAGTTACTACTTCATTTATAATTTTAATTTGCGGTGCATTCCTAATTTTACCTTTAAATATCACCATAGCAGCAATGCTACCAATGCCTTTTATACTCTGGGGTTCTTTAATATATCAAAAACGCCTTGAACCTTGTTATGCTGATGTTAGAGAAAAGGTGAGTTTTTTGAATTCTCGTTTAGCTAATAATATTAGTGGTATTACCACAATTAAAAGTTTCACTGCCGAAAATTATGAAAGTGCGAGACTAGCAACCGAAAGTGAAGCTTATAAAAAAAGTAACGCCAAAGCAATTAAACTTTCTGCTGCTTTTGTACCTGTAATTAGAATGTTGGTTTTAGTTGGATTTACGTCTTTATTATTTCTGGGAGGTATGGCAGCATATTCTCGTAAAATATCGATCGGTAATTACAGTGTTTTACTAGTTTTAGTCCAAAGATTATTGTGGCCATTGGTGTTTTTAGGAGAAACTTTTGACCGATATCAACGGGCGATGGCTTCTACAAAGCGAGTTATGGATTTGTTAGATACTCCCATAGAAATTACTACGGGAGATATGTCTTTAGTTGTTGAACAAGTACAGGGGGAAGTTGAGTTTAAAAATATTACTTTTGCTTATCGAAATAGTAGAACAATAATTAAAGATTTATCCTTATATATTCCTGCTGGAAAAACTATTGCGGTTGTTGGTTCTACTGGTTCAGGTAAAAGCACCTTAGTAAAACTATTGTTACGATTTTATGATGTTTCTAATGGCTCAATTACCATTGATGGAATTGATATTCAAAAGTTAAATTTATCTGACTTGCGTCGCAGTATTGGTCTAGTTAGTCAAGATGTATTTTTATTTCATGGTACAGTGGGAGAAAATATCGCCTACGGTACTTTTGAAGCTACAGATGAAGCAATTATTAATGCAGCAAAAATAGCTGAGGCACACGATTTTATTACGCAACTACCCCAAGGTTATGAAACAATAGTTGGGGAGCGAGGACAAAAGTTATCTGGAGGACAACGCCAACGGATAGCTATTGCTAGAGCAGTTTTGAAAAACCCGCCGATTTTGATTTTGGATGAGGCGACATCTGCTGTGGATAATGAGACGGAAGCAGCAATCCAACGTTCTTTAGATAAGATTACCCAAAATCGGACAACAATTGCGATCGCTCATCGTCTTTCGACAATTCGCCACAGTCATTGTATTTATGTGATGGATCATGGTCAAATTGTCGAGCAGGGTAAGCACGAGGATTTACTACTACTTGATGGTATCTATGCCAGTTTGTGGTGCGTACAGTCTGGGTACTTGGGACTGACGCAGTAA
- a CDS encoding iron-siderophore ABC transporter substrate-binding protein — protein sequence MRKSFEGIPSDLLAGVPVVGSIGSQPSLEKIITLKPDLILALTNRKKSYKLLSSIAPTVLIDFPTMYDFKKRLRYVAQVLGKSDRAEELLTQYQNRIQELRQQLGKELEAKTISVIYLAGSADIFYSYRGDFLPYGQIISDAGLQLIQQNQKQRELTLSIEVLPKYDADFLFIMTDLLKRDFKRANPEFLSFLKKPIWSKLKAVQNKQVYNVNWNVGGTIGANRIIDDLFKYIVKIP from the coding sequence GTGAGGAAAAGTTTCGAGGGTATACCCAGCGACTTACTTGCTGGCGTTCCAGTTGTAGGCAGTATTGGGAGCCAACCTTCCCTAGAGAAAATTATTACTTTAAAACCCGATTTAATTCTGGCGTTAACAAATCGAAAGAAGTCATATAAGCTCCTTTCCAGCATCGCGCCTACAGTACTGATCGATTTTCCTACCATGTACGACTTTAAAAAAAGACTACGATATGTAGCCCAGGTGTTGGGAAAGAGCGATCGCGCCGAAGAACTTCTGACTCAGTATCAAAATCGCATCCAAGAATTGCGGCAGCAATTAGGAAAAGAACTAGAAGCAAAAACAATATCTGTAATTTATCTTGCAGGTTCGGCAGATATTTTCTATAGCTATAGAGGAGACTTTCTACCTTATGGCCAAATCATTAGCGACGCAGGTTTACAACTAATCCAACAAAATCAAAAACAACGCGAGTTAACATTAAGTATTGAAGTTTTACCCAAATACGATGCCGATTTTTTATTTATTATGACCGATTTATTAAAAAGAGATTTTAAACGAGCAAATCCTGAGTTTTTATCTTTCTTGAAAAAGCCTATTTGGTCGAAGCTTAAAGCTGTTCAGAATAAACAGGTATACAACGTAAATTGGAATGTCGGAGGGACTATCGGAGCTAATAGAATAATTGATGACCTCTTCAAATATATAGTAAAAATACCTTAA
- a CDS encoding GTP-binding protein, with protein MIAHVDHGKTTLVDALLKQSGIFREGEGRSGLRYGLQRPRKRTGYYHPFQKYGGSLQETIINIVDTPGPR; from the coding sequence ATTATCGCCCACGTTGACCACGGTAAAACCACGCTGGTTGACGCACTCCTCAAACAATCCGGCATTTTCCGCGAAGGCGAAGGACGTTCCGGATTGCGTTATGGACTCCAACGCCCTAGAAAGAGAACGGGGTATTACCATCCTTTCCAAAAATACGGCGGTTCGCTACAAGAAACAATAATTAATATTGTTGATACTCCTGGACCACGCTGA
- the typA gene encoding translational GTPase TypA, with protein sequence MAKSNALLGMVDGCLLIVDANEGPIPQTRFVLKKALEKGLRPIVIINKIDRGQTDPHVAVDKVLDLFLELGADEDQCDFTYLFASGMAGFAKESLEAESVDMQPLFNAILQHVPPPVGDSKKPLQLQVTTLDYSEYLGRIVIGRIHNGTIRSGQQAALVTEDGTIVKGKITKLMGFDGLKRVEMEEATAGYIVAVSGFADAYIGETITDPNDPQALPLIKVDEPTLQMAFWVNDSPFAGQEGKLVTSRQIRDRLFRELETNVALRVEETDSPDKFLVSGRGELHLGILIETMRREGFEFQVSQPQVIYREINGQPCEPYELLVLDIPADGVGSCIERLGQRKGEMQDMQPGSGDRTQLEFVIPARGLIGFRGEFMRMTRGEGIMNHSFLDYRQISGDIEARNKGVLISFEEGVSTFYAMRNAEDRGAFFITPGTKVYRGMIVGEHTRSQDLELNICKTKQLTNHRAAGGDELVQLQAPIDMSLERALEYIAADELVEVTPQSIRLRKMSKKLAKR encoded by the coding sequence GTGGCGAAGTCGAACGCGCTACTCGGCATGGTTGACGGATGTCTTCTAATTGTCGATGCCAATGAAGGCCCCATACCCCAAACGCGCTTTGTCCTCAAAAAAGCTTTAGAAAAAGGACTGCGCCCCATCGTTATTATCAACAAAATTGATCGTGGACAAACTGACCCCCACGTTGCTGTTGATAAAGTATTGGATCTGTTCTTAGAATTAGGCGCAGATGAAGACCAGTGTGATTTTACCTATCTGTTTGCCTCCGGTATGGCAGGTTTTGCTAAGGAAAGCTTGGAAGCAGAATCGGTAGATATGCAACCCCTGTTTAACGCAATTCTGCAACACGTTCCACCACCAGTAGGCGACAGCAAGAAACCTCTGCAATTGCAAGTTACAACCCTAGATTATTCTGAATATCTGGGACGGATTGTCATTGGCAGAATTCACAACGGTACTATCCGCTCAGGACAACAAGCAGCTTTAGTAACAGAAGACGGCACCATTGTCAAGGGTAAGATTACCAAATTGATGGGCTTTGATGGACTGAAGCGTGTAGAGATGGAAGAAGCAACCGCAGGTTATATTGTCGCGGTGTCTGGTTTCGCTGATGCTTATATTGGGGAAACGATTACTGACCCCAATGACCCACAAGCTTTACCACTAATTAAAGTAGATGAACCAACCTTGCAAATGGCCTTCTGGGTGAATGATTCGCCCTTTGCCGGTCAAGAAGGCAAGTTGGTAACTTCCCGTCAAATACGCGATCGCCTATTCCGCGAACTCGAAACCAACGTTGCTTTGCGTGTCGAAGAAACTGATTCTCCCGATAAATTCCTCGTTTCCGGTCGTGGAGAACTCCACCTGGGTATCTTAATCGAAACCATGCGTCGGGAAGGCTTCGAGTTTCAGGTATCTCAGCCACAGGTAATTTACCGCGAAATCAACGGTCAACCTTGCGAACCTTACGAACTCTTGGTGTTAGACATTCCTGCTGATGGCGTGGGTAGCTGTATTGAACGCCTGGGACAACGCAAAGGCGAAATGCAAGATATGCAACCAGGTAGTGGCGATCGCACCCAACTAGAGTTTGTCATACCCGCCCGTGGTTTGATTGGTTTCCGGGGTGAATTCATGCGGATGACTCGTGGTGAAGGCATCATGAACCACAGCTTCTTAGACTACCGTCAGATCAGTGGCGACATTGAAGCCCGTAATAAAGGCGTTTTAATCTCCTTTGAAGAAGGCGTTTCTACCTTCTACGCCATGAGAAACGCCGAAGATAGAGGAGCATTCTTTATTACTCCCGGCACAAAGGTTTACAGAGGCATGATTGTGGGAGAACACACTCGCTCGCAAGATTTGGAACTAAATATCTGTAAGACCAAGCAGTTGACCAACCACCGCGCTGCTGGTGGCGATGAATTGGTACAACTGCAAGCACCGATAGACATGAGCCTAGAGCGTGCTTTGGAATACATCGCAGCCGATGAACTGGTGGAAGTTACACCCCAATCGATTCGCCTGCGGAAGATGTCGAAGAAGTTGGCGAAACGATAA